The nucleotide sequence tgcctatctcgatattttggagctaagcatttctcaatagtacagttgaaatcttttttgttcctacggtaggggtgatccttaggtaggaacctacggtgtcccatataaactatctttgagttatttggtagatttaccgcatcggtgtcgtccaagcactcgacacatccagtatagccttttatcttctctccggacaatgaacctcgacctggtaggtcggtgattgtagcgataagtactctcttgatcgtgacatgttcctttttatactagtcccaaacatccggcacacccttttcaaacatctccactagttcttcgatcactggttctagaaacacatcaatgtcattcccaggttgtcttgccccttggatcagtagtggcatctggatgtacgaccgcttcatacagacctaaggtggaaggttgtatatacagagcgtcactggccaggtgctatgattgcttctaacctggtcagaaggattcatcccatctgtgctcaaagcaaaccaaaggtgccttacctctccaccgatgtccttatagaacatagtattgacaatcCTCCAGTCATgtccatcggtggggtgcctcatcattgtatctttcttacgctcttctccatgccagcgcaacagcttggctgactttgcacatgcaaacagcctatgcacccagggagctatagggaaataccaaatgacctttatgggacctcctctattcttggtaccctcatctgacggcccttccttgtaccgtggagcttcatacttggggcacttgtccatgtctttgtatttttctctacggtacaatatgcaatcattggaacacgcgtggattttttcaaccttgagGCCGATGGCGCAGATCATTTTCTTGGCCAAGtttgtcttttctggcaactcatttttttctgggagcattttccttattatacctaacaactgattgaagcctttatcgctcaatccatttgtcgatttgaactccaacagcatgatgtcggcttccagtttgcttattggacaattcctatacaatggtgttttgccatcttgtctcattttctctagctttctcagctatctttcgctaagacatccggtctctccattacgtagcagctaagaaatgccatcgttatcctcggtgtcatcagctagcatgttcctaaacacattattaactgtggccataggttctgtattgacaccgggttccttgtCATCATcctggatggctacgtcaggcatgtccacatcatcatcgtttccctgtagaacattcacaccaacctcgccatgcatagtccatatcgtatagtttggcatgaaccccctagtaatcaagtacgattgtatagactcaatttgatgaaagttcctatgattcttgaaatctttgcatgggcagaagatagggttcccattcccagcatgggctttggcatcggtgataaactggctaacaccatgcatgtactgcttgtccgttcgggacagatgcatccactctcgatccatctctgcacaaaaaaatactgagacagtaattacaaagaattaataagaaatcgagcttcatgaacaacaattatagcttgaaagtaccatttttggaaaatattattgtacactaattattgaaaaattgaaattggtagccccggccctgtaaattcaaaatcatagtaaaaaacaattattgcacaatattgaagaataactattctactctacttgtaagaactaattatagcatcacatactaacaatgatgatcttgaccaccatggaataattagctaggaatttaaatgtgatcatagacaccaaccttttggatgttggattcaccacaatttgagccttgcacaaatgtccaattggaaaagtgctctctagaatggagaaagaactagaatgagaatcaagcaatgtagccatcaaaacgaagctaattaagcaacaaaatcaaaggagtggatgtttgttactaaccttaaagcaaaaagatcacgtcattcttcaaaatccaagcactagcttcttggtgaagagcagccgcaacaatggagggaagggtccaaacacgcgcctctgttctcgggatggaagagaggaggaaggagaggacggctgcagcctttttgtgttgtaggcttatcaccgtcggttcttggctagaaccgacagtgatagtgcccaatcattgtcggctcttggcttaaaccgacaatgatgactgcccgccaaaacactgccggtttaagccaaaaaccagcagtgatgtggtccttcactgccagttttagcccagcaccaattattttttcattttcaggcttataaccggcagtgaagatacatcactgccggttctcacaaatccggcagtgatgaggccagcagtgatgtgcaaatctagcgTAGTGTTGTTTAGCCGCTGGTTTAGGTCAGGATGCTACAAGGAGATCATCAGGGCATGTGACAATGAAACCTAGAGTGAATCTCCCCTAGGTTGCACTGCTGTTTTATTCAGTGTGTCTAGTCAGCCAAGTTCGATCTTAATTTCCCCTGCTGTTTATTCTGTGTCAGCTTATTGCAGAACGATTGAACTGAAGCCTCAGAAATTATGGAGTGATCGTTTCAGGCAGCCATTAAGGTGGTGATAGATTCATGAAACTTAACTTCATGGGTAGAAGCTTTATCACACAATGGTTTCAATTCTAACGTGCAAACTGTCACAACACAACTGGTATTGCTATGGCAACAGTACAAGTCCCTTCTTTTAAAAAAGCAAACACGAGAAAATTCACCAAATGTCAGAATCACATCTGGTAACAGTACAACAAATCCCTTCTTTTCAGAAATCAAACACGAGAAATTCAAGAACTTGCATGCTAGTGTGacgtttttttttccttcttgaaCTGCCGTTATGGTGCAAGAAGATAAGCTTTATTATGTCAGCAGTAGCCACTAGGGTAAAAGTGACAAAACCTGGAAGAGGGGAAAAAAGAGTGAGGTACATCTAGAACAATTTTTAAAGTATATACCTTATCAAAGTATAGAGGACGTTGTTTATATTACCTTAGTTTTATCTTGGAAATGCCTTCTTGATTTCATGCAACCTGGCAGCCACTTCCTACATGCAGATGCGCTCATTTGGGGATGCCTTAGTGCAGAGAAGCCCAATGTTTAGAACTGAAAGCAAACACTCTAAGCTTTTCTCCTTCATGGCAAATGAAGTTTCTTGAGACATCACTGAAAATAAATAGTAGTAACTACATTATGATTGCTTTGACATTGTGAAGTACTGAATTTGTATTGTGCCAGTCTTAGAACTAGCACATTTTTTTTCTGGTTTCTGGTGGTATCTGGACTTTAAGATACTTATTAGTACTTGCAATGAACAACCTTCAATGccgagtgtatgtggttgtcggccatcgtgccattttgtttgttgcaggttttggaaacctccccatgcaggggaggtgctgccgaaatttagatttgacactattatgttccttttattgtaggagaggctattgcaacaTCCTCGACTCGTCATTTTATAGGACAGCAAGGCAAGGCATAAAAGACCCttctttccatatcatgttcgtatatcacaaAACCTAgctaggtgtctcccgttcgaaagagatacggttggaaatatgcagatgtttgcatatctataaccgtatctgtttcgaattatccacgttttttggacagaccgaggatgtgtagatgcggttaatttccatgctctactccgatccgtgaTAGAGTTTCGGGAGCATCTccatgttgttctccggatacacaatctccctccCAGGATATGTATTtgaagaacagcggggaggtgctgccaaaattttgtctcggataggagtagagcatggaaactaacccccatctatacatcctcgggtgggattaggacctatcttcacctattagatagtataggaacgtgtagatgcaacatgattttttatattactcgctaatatgctagaggatggatgaccgtgagtggatgtacacgggcttcTCTAGTCAGACTTTGTTGACCGAAGAATGGATTAACACGATCGATGCTTTCTTAGAAtgggcatttgcaagggttaaaggagctagtgtcacttggtgtccctgcagcaaatttGCAAACACGCATCGGCAAACCAagctggtcatgggtaaacatctttgcaagaatggatttacgacagactataccaggtggatctaccatggtgaagccgatcgtgggagagacgaggtcgtgagacaacgcatcgaggaatatgatggggatgccggggtaggagacatgttaaatgactatcatgaagaacacttcgatgaaggacgtagggaggaggagccagaggctaccgcaaaggcatattacgacatgttgtctgtGGCACAGCAGCCCCTTCACGGGtattccaaggtttctcaactggatgccattgcacgcctaatggccgtgaagtcccagtttagcttgagtcgagacgcctttgaTGTTATGCTCATAGTTGTTGGTAGCCTGCTCCTAgatggtcacatcttgccaaagagcatgtatgaggcacaaaaactccttcgtgcacttaagatgccatacgagcagatacatgcttgtcagaaggggtgcatcttatttaggaaagattaTGTGGAagaaaagtactgtgtgaagtgtgAATCGTCTAGGTTCTTGGAGGtcgactctggtgatggtcagaagaggcagctcgcaatccccgtgaagattctatggtaccttcctttcatatctaggatccaacggctttacatgactgaggaatcctcgaaacagatgacatggcacaaaaatggacaTCGATACAATCCTgtgaagatggtacacccatccgattgtgaagcctggacaaggtttgatgagattcatcgtgagaaagctctagaggctcataatgtacatgttgcgctagcaacagatgggttcaatccttatggaatggttgTTGCCCGATACACttattggcccatgttcgttatccccctcaatctcccccctggcgtcctCTTTTAATgatagaacatattcttgtcgttgataatttcaGAACACCgggggaataatatgagtgtgtacatggagcctctgattgatgatttggtctgtgcttgggaggaaggggtacagacatacgactgagctacaaagacaaacttcaaaatgcatgtttggtaccagtactccctgcatgacttgccATAATATGGGATTTTCTACTGCTAgtgtgttcacgggaggttcccatgcccagtatgcaaggcttcTTTGATGTCCATTTGGTTGacaaagggtggcaagtattcttcgttcgacaaacatcgacaattcctccctcctgaccatccatttagactagacatcaagaactttatgaaagatgtCGTAGTTAAAGACCCTGCACCATAGATGATGATAGGAGGCGCGGTTCATGCTCAGTTAGACACTCTCgaggtcaataaacaagaaggtggttttgtgggatatggcgagCAACATGACTGGACTCAGAAatcgtgcttgtggaacctcccctattttgatgatcttcttcttccacataacattgatgtaatgcacacttaaaagaatatcgccgaggcaatttttggtacaatcatggacattcctgataagacaaatgataacattaaggctagagtggatcaagcgaggttatgcgACAGACCAAAGTTGGACATGGCGCCTCCTAGAGCCGGCAAGtcgtggagaaagcctaaggccgatttcgtcctgacgagggcccaaaggagggaggtactagaatggttccaaatgttaatgttccctgatgggtatgcagcaaatttgaagaggggagtgaacttagctactatgtGAATCAAttggctcaagagtcatgattaccacatatggcttgagcgcctACTTCCGTTGATGGTTTGAGGCTGTGTCCCTAAGCATGTCTGGTAGGTGCTAGcagagttgagcaatttcttccgccAACTTTGTGCCATGGAGTTATCTCATACCATGGTTgcagaaatggaaagaatggcgcatgtgttgctctgtaagttggagaagatttttccacccagcttcttcaatccgatgcagtaTATGATTTTGCACCTCCTGTATGAATCACGAATGGGGGGGGCGTGCAAGGCcattggtgctattcaattgagagatgtcaaaaggttcttcgaactaaatgtaaaagtaaatgcaaaattgaagcatccattgtagaggcatacattttggaggaggtgtcaacctttacaacaaaatactatgctgacaaccttcctagcatgcataatccaccccctcattacaatgccGACGAAGATGAATCGAGCCTTAGCATTTTTTGAGGGCAACTCGAAAGTGCAAGTGGTATGACCCAtaagaccttgaaacatgaagagtggcgctctatcatgctatatgtgttgaccaacctatccgaagtggagccgtacatgctataagttctcaacaaacttgttctcaagtagtcactattatgtgtccaactcccatgtttctcgttggtacagggaattttatCATCAATTCTGGTGTggatcaagggaacctaccccgcaggAAGCTGAGACCCTTCTCAAAGAGGGTGTGGGAAATGGAATgctcgatttcatttcttggttcaaacagaaggtacagTCTAATTTAGctcatacttagtttgacattacaagttgctcgtacatATGAATAATATAACGAaccaccctgcttgaacttgtagggcCAAACTGATGCATCTATGAGTGCCAAGTTGAGATAGGTTGCCGATGgctgtgcctatagggtcaggtcatttactggttatgacgtgaatggctaTCCCATTCACACtacaagccacgagcagagtcggcccaatcgaagaaccacaaataccagagTTTTTACGCCAAGCTTTGATGGGGTCGAGtactatggaagaattgaagaaatatacgaactcatgttccatggttgcaaacctcttaatccagtcatattcaaatgccattggtttgatctaTCAATAGTGAGACGggcccctaatcttgggctagtcgaaattcgacaatcatccgtcttactaggagacgatgtctatattgtgtctcaacaggccacgcaagtttattatctctcatacatGTGCCAAACTGGcaaccgtcttaagggttgggatgttgtgtacaaggtatcgccacacggtaaactaactgtaccaaacaatgaagattacaacatagaccccaacacatatgacggagagttcttccaagaagatgggctcgaacggagttttgagatagacttaaccgaagtgattggaatggaagtagacaatgaaagggttgctgGCGAGGATGCTAgagacgaggttcagaatgtgaaggacttagaattacttcagcgattacatttaggcaatgacagtgatgatgacattcccgatcatgatgattatatcgacacgcGAGATAGtcatgatgagacttatgatccagctaatgccgatcatgatgattatttatAATACATGTATGAGCCGTACTAgtttatttattatttgtcatatctttctaagtatgttttgtttatctgtGATGATTGGTTTACTatttttaattgtaggtgattgaacaatggtgggcggtacAAGGAAGATCATGGTGCTTTATGGAAAGATCGGAGCTTCAGGGTCAGCTTCAAGGAAAGGTCAAGGGAGGGGTCGAGGCAGGGGTGGATGGAAGGGTAAAGGGAAGGGTAAAGGTGCGAGGCCCCCATCACCTGTAGCTCCCTCATCGTCGTCTGTGGAGGAGGTACCTTCCGCGCTTGCCTCTGGTGACGAGGGGGAGGTACCTTCCACGCAGGCCTCtagtgatgaggaggaggtacaggaggagcaggagcaggtggaggaggaggtagtTGGTTCCCATGTCTAGTTacgaggtccctcgaccctctCGAGGCGACCAATACCTTTTGAGAGACGCCCGGTGATTCGACCCTCtaggaaaaagtaagtaactttagatgttctcaataatttttcgtttgatatgttgaaaattacaatGAAAACTactaatttatcttaatcacttgggcaggggttggaTTAATGTcagtgtcacaga is from Miscanthus floridulus cultivar M001 chromosome 7, ASM1932011v1, whole genome shotgun sequence and encodes:
- the LOC136465063 gene encoding uncharacterized protein; this encodes MDDREWMYTGFSSQTLLTEEWINTIDAFLEWAFARVKGASVTWCPCSKFANTHRQTKLVMGKHLCKNGFTTDYTRWIYHGEADRGRDEVVRQRIEEYDGDAGVGDITIDMASTPTLSQIRASSMSVSPVIRPRPTTTQFQMEALQTRVEAETKQREEMEARMEEMIQQRVADERQNMEEEQWRMMQRIEEENRLRMDQMFQYI